Proteins encoded within one genomic window of Brassica rapa cultivar Chiifu-401-42 chromosome A09, CAAS_Brap_v3.01, whole genome shotgun sequence:
- the LOC103839000 gene encoding ABC transporter B family member 14 yields the protein MQNDREANKEDKKKMKKESVSLMGLFSAADRVDYILMFLGTFGTCVHGGTLPLFFVFFGKMLDSLGNLSTDSTAISSRVSKNALYLVYLGFVNLVSAWMGVACWMQTGERQTARLRINYLKSILAKDITFFDTEARDSNFIFHISSDTILVQDAIGDKTGHVLRYLCQFIAGFVIGFLSVWQLTLLTLAVVPLIAIAGGGYAVIMSTISKKSEAAYADAGKVAEEVLSQVRTVYAYVGEKKAVNSYSKSLKKALKLGKRSGLAKGLGVGLTYGLLFCAWALLFWYASLLVRHGKTNGAKAFTTILNVIYSGFSLGQAAPSLSAISKGRVAAANIFRMIGNNTLQGSEKLDNGTTLQNVSGNIEFHQVSFAYPSRPNMVFENLSFTINSGKTFAFVGPSGSGKSTIISLVQRFYEPKSGEILLDGNDIKSLKLKWLRKQMGLVSQEPALFATTIASNILLGKEDAHMDQIIEAAKAANADNFIKSLPDGYSTQVGEGGTQLSGGQKQRIAIARAVLRNPKILLLDEATSALDAESEKIVQQALDNIMEKRTTIVIAHRLSTIRNVDKILVLRNGQVIETGSHAELISRGGDYANLVNCQEPDPQSVMLESCKSLAGSLSSRRVASSRRTSSFRDDQEKTNEKDSNQEILSSSSMVWELIKLNVPEWSYALLGSIGAVLAGAQPALFSTGIAYVLNLFYSPFPSVIKRDVEKVAIVFVGVGVVTPLIYLLQHYFYTLMGERLTSRVRLSLFSAVLSNEVGWFDMEDNNTGSLTSILAADATLVRSALADRLSTIVQNLSLTFTALAVAFFYSWRVAAVVTACFPLLIAASLTEQLFLKGFGGDYTRAYSKATSVAREAIENIRTVASFGAEKTISEQFACELRKPTKNAFLRGHISGFGYGLSQCLAFCSYALGLWYISVLIKREETNFADSIKSFMVLLVTAYSVAETLALTPDIVKGTQALRSVFRVLHRETEIHPDKPNSILVTQIKGNIEFRNVGFAYPARLDIPIFQNLNLKVSAGKSLAVVGPSGSGKSTVIGLIMRFYDVNYGNLCIDGQDIKTLNLRSLRKKLALVQQEPALFSTTIYENIKYGNENASEAEIIEAAKAANAHEFISRMEEGYRTHVGEKGVQLSGGQKQRVAIARAVLKDPSVLLLDEATSALDTTSEKLVQEALDKLMKGRTTVLVAHRLSTIRKADTIAVLHKGRVVEKGSHRELVSKSDGFYKKLTSLQEVV from the exons ATGCAGAACGATAGGGAAGCAAACAAGGAGGAtaagaaaaagatgaagaaaGAATCAGTGTCCCTGATGGGTTTGTTCAGCGCAGCAGATAGAGTTGATTACATTTTGATGTTCCTAGGTACTTTCGGGACGTGTGTTCATGGTGGTACGCTTCCTCTCTTCTTCGTGTTCTTCGGGAAAATGTTAGACTCCCTTGGCAATCTTTCTACGGATTCTACAGCCATATCCTCCCGTGTTTCAAAG AATGCTCTGTACTTGGTCTACTTAGGGTTTGTCAACTTGGTATCAGCCTGGATGG GAGTTGCTTGTTGGATGCAAACAGGGGAAAGACAAACAGCACGACTGCGTATAAATTATCTCAAATCAATTTTAGCAAAAGACATTACTTTCTTCGATACAGAAGCTAGAGATTCAAATTTCATTTTCCACATCTCAAGTGACACCATCTTGGTTCAAGATGCAATTGGCGACAAG ACTGGCCATGTTTTGCGTTACCTATGTCAGTTCATCGCTGGATTTGTGATCGGTTTTTTGTCAGTATGGCAACTAACGCTGCTCACATTAGCAGTGGTTCCATTGATAGCAATTGCAGGAGGAGGATATGCCGTAATAATGTCAACCATCTCAAAGAAGAGTGAAGCTGCTTATGCTGATGCAGGCAAAGTAGCAGAAGAG GTTTTGTCACAGGTCAGAACTGTGTATGCATATGTGGGAGAAAAAAAAGCTGTAAATTCTTACTCAAAATCTCTCAAGAAAGCTCTGAAGCTTGGTAAAAGGAGTGGTCTTGCTAAAGGCTTAGGAGTTGGATTAACATATGGCCTCTTGTTTTGTGCTTGGGCTTTGCTTTTCTGGTATGCTAGTTTGCTTGTACGCCACGGCAAAACAAACGGTGCAAAAGCCTTCACAACGATCCTGAATGTCATTTACAGCGGATT CTCCTTGGGTCAAGCCGCCCCTAGCTTATCCGCGATTTCTAAAGGCAGAGTTGCTGCTGCAAATATATTCAGAATGATAGGAAACAACACTCTTCAAGGTTCTGAAAAATTAGACAACGGAACAACTTTGCAAAATGTATCTGGAAATATTGAGTTTCATCAAGTGTCTTTTGCTTATCCTTCCAGACCAAACATGGTTTTTGAGAATCTGAGTTTCACCATAAATTCAGGCAAGACTTTTGCATTTGTCGGTCCAAGTGGTTCAGGGAAAAGCACTATCATATCATTGGTTCAACGTTTCTATGAACCCAAGTCCGGAGAGATTCTCTTAGATGGGAATGACATCAAGAGCTTGAAGCTGAAATGGTTGAGGAAACAGATGGGTTTGGTGAGTCAAGAACCGGCATTATTCGCCACGACCATAGCTTCCAATATTCTTCTTGGTAAAGAGGATGCACATATGGATCAGATTATAGAAGCTGCTAAAGCAGCCAATGCAGATAATTTCATTAAATCATTACCCGATGGTTACAGTACTCAG GTTGGAGAAGGAGGAACTCAGCTCTCAGGAGGACAGAAGCAGAGGATTGCCATTGCTCGGGCGGTTCTAAGGAACCCAAAAATATTACTGTTAGATGAAGCAACAAGCGCACTTGATGCTGAATCAGAAAAGATTGTTCAGCAAGCACTCGACAATATTATGGAAAAAAGAACAACAATCGTCATTGCACACAGATTATCAACTATCAGAAATGTTGACAAGATTCTTGTATTGAGAAATGGTCAAGTTATCGAAACCGGTAGCCACGCAGAACTGATATCAAGAGGAGGAGATTACGCTAATCTTGTGAATTGCCAAGAGCCAGATCCTCAATCAGTTATGCTGGAATCTTGTAAATCTCTGGCTGGATCTTTAAGTTCAAGAAGGGTTGCTAGTTCAAGGAGGACTTCAAGCTTTAGggatgatcaagaaaagacTAATGAAAAAGATTCAAATCAAGAAATTTTAAGCTCATCTTCTATGGTATGGGAACTTATAAAGCTAAATGTTCCAGAGTGGTCCTATGCATTACTTGGTTCAATTGGTGCAGTTCTTGCTGGAGCACAGCCAGCATTGTTCTCCACGGGGATTGCTTACGTGTTAAACCTATTTTATTCGCCTTTTCCGAGTGTGATTAAGCGCGATGTCGAGAAGGTAGCTATTGTCTTCGTTGGAGTTGGAGTTGTAACACCTCTCATTTATCTCCTCCAACATTATTTCTATACACTCATGGGAGAGCGTCTTACTTCTAGGGTTCGCTTATCCTTATTCTCAG CGGTTCTTTCGAATGAGGTTGGTTGGTTCGATATGGAAGATAACAACACTGGCTCACTCACTTCAATCTTAGCTGCTGATGCAACTTTGGTGAGGAGTGCTCTAGCAGATCGCCTCTCAACAATAGTCCAAAACCTCTCTCTCACATTCACAGCATTAGCAGTTGCCTTCTTCTATAGTTGGCGTGTCGCAGCTGTTGTGACTGCTTGTTTCCCTCTTCTCATTGCCGCTTCACTCACCGAG CAATTGTTTCTAAAAGGCTTTGGAGGAGATTACACGAGGGCTTACTCTAAAGCAACTTCAGTGGCGCGTGAAGCTATTGAGAATATAAGAACAGTCGCTTCCTTTGGTGCTGAAAAGACAATCTCGGAGCAGTTTGCTTGTGAGCTAAGGAAACCCACCAAGAATGCCTTTCTCAGAGGTCATATCTCTGGATTTGGATACGGTTTGTCTCAATGTCTCGCGTTCTGTTCCTATGCTCTTGGTCTCTGGTACATCTCCGTTTTGATTAAGCGTGAGGAGACGAACTTTGCGGATAGTATCAAATCTTTCATGGTATTGCTTGTCACGGCTTACTCCGTAGCGGAAACACTTGCTTTGACACCAGATATCGTGAAGGGCACGCAAGCACTCAGGTCGGTTTTTAGGGTTTTACATCGAGAGACTGAGATACATCCGGACAAGCCTAACTCAATATTGGTCACTCAGATTAAAGGAAATATAGAGTTTAGAAACGTGGGCTTTGCGTATCCCGCAAGACTTGACATCCCCATTTTCCAAAACCTAAACCTAAAAGTCTCAGCCGGGAAAAGTCTTGCGGTTGTTGGACCTAGTGGTTCAGGAAAGAGCACGGTGATTGGTCTGATCATGAGATTCTACGATGTGAACTACGGTAATCTCTGCATCGATGGGCAAGACataaaaaccctaaacctaCGTAGCTTGCGGAAGAAGCTAGCGTTAGTCCAACAAGAACCAGCTTTGTTTTCAACGACCATATACGAGAACATCAAGTACGGGAACGAGAACGCGTCGGAGGCAGAGATAATCGAAGCCGCGAAAGCTGCGAACGCGCACGAGTTCATAAGCAGGATGGAAGAAGGGTACAGGACGCACGTGGGTGAAAAGGGAGTGCAGTTATCAGGTGGTCAGAAACAGAGAGTGGCTATCGCTAGGGCGGTCCTAAAGGATCCTTCAGTGCTTCTCCTTGATGAGGCAACGAGTGCTTTGGACACGACCTCGGAGAAACTTGTCCAAGAGGCGCTTGACAAGCTTATGAAGGGACGAACCACGGTGCTGGTGGCTCATAGGCTCTCAACCATAAGAAAAGCAGACACGATCGCTGTGTTGCACAAAGGAAGAGTTGTGGAGAAGGGAAGTCACAGAGAGCTTGTTTCTAAGTCGGATGGATTTTATAAGAAATTGACGAGTCTTCAAGAAGTGGTGTAA
- the LOC103839001 gene encoding putative pentatricopeptide repeat-containing protein At1g43010, producing the protein MMQSLGQYSKRFLSFRKTQAIIQFTRTLKSAKLNDTLRSRVMAVENRFPFLWRVKVTPVLNEWLKQGNEINPTDLRAVIKALCESQRFDYALQVSEWITKRGVFEISTEDVASRLYLIEIHSGLSEAENFFKSIPENMKDDLVYTTLLSFYTKDKETRHEAEATYQKMREKNLLFKPNPYYKMISLYGLLGETNMVDEILRQMIENGVQHDITLTSNNVLKAYASVPDVEAMEKFLKRIEYETPPFALAWQTGISMAKAYLKCGSNRKAIEMLRRTEQVVDAKSKDAANKVLMEMYGEAGAKRDEARLYISQNAKQRQRKGACRCKGSGGRSSHHPGYYYGGCGGGCGSIRGGGDGSRADDNGGGDGTRADDNGGGVGADNDGDGGGGCGGGCGGCGSWD; encoded by the exons ATGATGCAAAGCCTTGGACAATACTCAAAACGATTTCTCTCGTTCAGGAAAACACAGGCGATTATTCAGTTCACGCGTACCCTAAAGTCGGCGAAGCTGAATGACACTTTACGTAGTCGGGTCATGGCGGTGGAAAACAGGTTCCCGTTCCTATGGAGAGTTAAGGTCACACCTGTGTTGAATGAATGGCTGAAACAAGGCAATGAAATAAACCCTACGGATCTTAGAGCCGTCATCAAAGCTCTCTGCGAGTCTCAGCGATTCGACTACGCCCTCCAG GTCTCGGAGTGGATAACAAAACGAGGGGTTTTTGAGATAAGCACTGAAGATGTTGCATCTCGGCTTTATCTCATTGAGATTCATTCAGGGTTGAGCGAAGCAGAGAACTTCTTCAAAAGCATTCCCGAGAACATGAAAGACGACTTAGTCTACACCACTCTCTTAAGCTTCTACACAAAAGACAAGGAAACACGACACGAAGCCGAAGCCACTTACCAGAAGATGAGGGAGAAAAATCTGCTCTTCAAGCCTAACCCTTACTACAAGATGATCTCTCTATACGGCCTTCTTGGAGAAACAAATATGGTCGACGAGATTCTGAGGCAGATGATAGAAAACGGAGTTCAGCATGACATAACTCTCACGTCCAATAACGTTTTGAAGGCTTACGCGAGTGTCCCTGATGTGGAGGCAATGGAGAAGTTTCTGAAAAGAATCGAATATGAAACGCCACCGTTTGCATTGGCTTGGCAAACGGGGATAAGCATGGCGAAGGCTTACTTAAAATGTGGTTCAAATAGAAAAGCGATAGAGATGTTGCGTAGAACAGAACAAGTAGTTGATGCAAAGTCGAAAGACGCGGCGAACAAGGTGTTAATGGAGATGTATGGGGAGGCCGGAGCAAAACGAGATGAGGCCCGCCTCTATATCAGTCAGAATGCTAAGCAAAGACAGAGAAAGGGGGCGTGTCGATGTAAAGGAAGTGGCGGACGAAGCTCTCACCACCCGGGATATTACTATGGTGGCTGTGGTGGTGGATGTGGCAGTATACGTGGTGGTGGGGATGGTAGCCGCGCTGATGATAACGGTGGTGGTGATGGTACCCGCGCTGATGATAACGGTGGTGGTGTCGGTGCTGATAATGACGGTGACGGTGGCGGTGGATGTGGTGGTGGTTGCGGTGGATGTGGTAGCTGGGATTGA